GCTCCCGCAAAAAATAAGGACAGTCGTTCCTGCACATTCATGAGCGCAAATCCTGTACGTCCAACATTCTCTTCTTCAGCTAAAGAGTTTCCCCTCGCTAAACGTTGGTGTAGCTCTAAAAGTCTATCTGCTGTGATCCCCACACCATTATCCTGTACTTCAAGCACAATAGTTTTCTCTATACGATAAGCACGAACCGATACTAGTCCACTGCCAGACAACGGCTCAATCCCGTGAATCACTGCGTTCTCGGCTAGTGGCTGCAGCAGCAGCTTTGGTACAGTAAAATCCTTGATACTCTCATCCAGAGAAATTTCGAATTCAAAACGCTCCTTAAAGCGATTTTTCTGCAGGAACAAGTAATTGGTCACCAGCTCCACTTCCTGCTCCAAGGTAAACGTATCGCGTCCATCATTTAAGCTCAGCCGAAACACTTGAGAGAGAGAATACACCATATCGGCAATTTCTTTATCTCCCTTCCTCTCGGCTTCCCAACAAATTGTATTTAACGTGTTATATAAAAAGTGCGGCCTAATTTGAGCTTGAAGCGTTTTCAATTCTGCCTCCTGTTGCTTCATTCTTGAGGCGTATACATCATTGATGAGCGATTTAATCCGCTGCACCATTAGATTATAACCATGCCCGAGTAGGCCGATCTCGTCATTTCCTTCAAAAAATACCCGCTGCGTAAAATCACCTGTCTGCAGTCTGCGCATCGAACGGGAAAGCTTCTTCAGCGGTTTCGTAATAGCGGCAGCTGCCAGCCAGGTAACCATGAGGCTAACCACTAAACACAGAACAGCGATCGTCATTGTGACCTGTAAAATCTGACCAAGCTCTTTAACAAGCTGCCGCTTGGAATGAGCCACCACCACATACCAGCCCGTCGTCTCCGACTGAAGATGCGACACAATCCACTGCTTATGATCCGCTGTAGATTCCAGCCTTTTCTTCACAGTCAGATTAGGATCGCTGTCTGCAAAATACGGAAGTTCCAGATCTCTTTTGCCAATCCAGCTCGGGTTCGAAGCCGTAATAATCAGCCCGTTCCGATCAATCACGAACATATCCACATCATCTTCAGCATTGTCGAGATATTGACTCCCAATCTTCCCTGCATCTACACCGATCACAGCGAGTCCTGCCGGCTTTAAGGTGTAAATATTCTTGATGATTCTGGAAAGGACAATCTTATGATAATGATCGCCTACAAAAATGCCGTCCGTGGGTCTGGAGAGTCCAAAGGTTGGGCTCCCTGCTGCTTTAATAGCTTCCTGATAATACGAGGTTTTGATAAAATCCGAGTACTTCATACCTGTCGTCAATCCTGCCTGATTCGCAGCAAAAGGCTCTGCTCCATTGTTATCTTCTAAAGAGTATAGGATCAGAGATTGAATAGAATTGCCTGCAACCATAAGATTGGTAACGGTCTTAAATACAGAATTACGTTCCTTTTGCGCTTCAGACGATGCTAAAAGCCGCTGCACACTTTCATCCAGAAAGAGTGTATTCGAAAAAGATATCATGCCTCGCACCATTTCATCGATCTGCTCTGCTGTTTTTTTGGTAAGATGATCCTGTGACTGCTTCATTTTCTCCACAACCTGCTGCGAAGAGATCTGATAAGAGTTCCAACCCATAGCAAATATGGTCACCAGAAGCAGAGGAACGAACCATAACAACAGCTTAAATTGGAGCGGAAGATGGCGATAACGGCTGAGTAAGCGAAAATTCCGATTCATGAGAACCACCTTCATTTATATTAGAAAGATGTGTAAACCAAGTATAACTGAAATCATTCAGCCCTGAACCGGCTTTTTACATTCGCTAAAAAATGCCTACATTATTCTTAAATATGGACCATGTTTCTATTAGCTAGAAACTCTTAAGATGAGGATGCAAGCAAAAACGCCTTCGACGTCTCTTATAGACGGTCAGCGTTTATGCGAGAAATATAAGGATAATGTATAGCGTGAAACTTATACATTCTTATATTTCAAGAAGAAACGACGTTGTCGGCTTCATCGATAGATAACAATCGTTTCTTCAAAATACTTCATTCTAAAAAGGTGGGTTTTTGATGAGAAATAAAGGAATCAAGCTAATGCTTATGAGTCTAATGCTTCCAGCTCTGCTTGCAGGCTGCGGTGGCGGAAATAACAATGCGAAAGCTACAAACGCTCCTGCGAATGACAAAGCCGAAGCTACTGCCGAGGCAACAGCGAACGCAGCGGAAAACGCACCAGCCGAAAAAATTACACTGAAGTTCTTTACCGCACTTGCGGATCGAGCAAACGGTTCAGGCAAGGTGGAGCAAGACATTATCGACGCTTATATGAAAGAGCACCCTAACGTCAAGATAGAAGTGGAAGCGCTTCAAGATGAGCCTTATAAATCAAAAATCAAAGTATATGCTTCCAGCAATCAGATGCCTGATATCATTCAAGCTTGGGGTCAGCCTTCTTTCCTGAGTCCTCTACTCGATAATGACTTGCTGCTTGAGCTGAACAGCGCTGACTTCGAAGGCGATCAATTTGTTTCCGGTTCCATGGACGGCTTCAGCAAAGATGGCAAGCTGTATGGATTGCCACGCAGTGCCGACTATATGGTCATGTTCTATAACAAAAAAATCTTTGCTGACAACGGCATCGAGGTTCCAAAGACTACTGCTGACCTGCTGGCAGCTGTCAAAACATTGCGTGCCAACAAAATTAACCCGATCGCTATGAATGGTATGGATGCATGGACGCTGCCAATCTGGTATGAGTTCGTTGCTCAACGTCAAAATGGTGATTTCAATAAGATGGATGAAGCTGTTGCACGTAAAATATCCTTTAATGATCCTAGCCTTGTTGCAGCTGCAACGGAAATGCAAGATTTCGCAAATGCTAAAGGCTTTGCCGATGGCTGGTTAACCGCTGATTATGGCGCAGCACGTAACTTGTTCGGACAAGGACAAGCCGCTATGTTCTTTATGGGCGCTTGGGAGTCCGGCCTAGCTACAGATGTGAACTTCTCTGAAGAATTCCGTAATAATGTAGGCGCATTCGCTTTCCCTGGTTCAGATAAAGGTAAGTCAACGGATGATGCTGCTTGGTACGGTGGTGGGTATGCAGTAAGTAAGAACTCCAAGCATCCTGAAGCTGCTGTTGATTTCTTGAAATATTTCTTCGCGCCTGAGAACTGGTCCAAGATGTTATGGCAAGCTGGCGCGGGTACACCTGCGCAAAAATTCGATGAATTCTTAACCGGTAATGAAACTCAACTCCAAAAAGAACTAGTAGATGTCTTCAGCTCAATGACCTCTTCTAGCGGAACTCCGCTGCAGGATATTGGTAACGATGAGTTCAAGCAAAAGGTAATGGAGGCTCACCAAAGCCTGCTCTCCGGCGCTATGAATACAGCGGAATTCGCCAAAGCGCTTGACGCTGCGTCCGATAAATTGGCTGGTAAATAAACGCTAATACTACTAGGTATATGAATGACGGCGCTTCTGATTTAACATCATAAATAGTGGCGTACAACCCCCGACTTCCCCCAGAGGTCGGGGGTTTGTTGTTCGGGCATAAGCGCCTTCGACGTC
This Paenibacillus sp. FSL R5-0345 DNA region includes the following protein-coding sequences:
- a CDS encoding ABC transporter substrate-binding protein, which codes for MRNKGIKLMLMSLMLPALLAGCGGGNNNAKATNAPANDKAEATAEATANAAENAPAEKITLKFFTALADRANGSGKVEQDIIDAYMKEHPNVKIEVEALQDEPYKSKIKVYASSNQMPDIIQAWGQPSFLSPLLDNDLLLELNSADFEGDQFVSGSMDGFSKDGKLYGLPRSADYMVMFYNKKIFADNGIEVPKTTADLLAAVKTLRANKINPIAMNGMDAWTLPIWYEFVAQRQNGDFNKMDEAVARKISFNDPSLVAAATEMQDFANAKGFADGWLTADYGAARNLFGQGQAAMFFMGAWESGLATDVNFSEEFRNNVGAFAFPGSDKGKSTDDAAWYGGGYAVSKNSKHPEAAVDFLKYFFAPENWSKMLWQAGAGTPAQKFDEFLTGNETQLQKELVDVFSSMTSSSGTPLQDIGNDEFKQKVMEAHQSLLSGAMNTAEFAKALDAASDKLAGK
- a CDS encoding sensor histidine kinase, with translation MNRNFRLLSRYRHLPLQFKLLLWFVPLLLVTIFAMGWNSYQISSQQVVEKMKQSQDHLTKKTAEQIDEMVRGMISFSNTLFLDESVQRLLASSEAQKERNSVFKTVTNLMVAGNSIQSLILYSLEDNNGAEPFAANQAGLTTGMKYSDFIKTSYYQEAIKAAGSPTFGLSRPTDGIFVGDHYHKIVLSRIIKNIYTLKPAGLAVIGVDAGKIGSQYLDNAEDDVDMFVIDRNGLIITASNPSWIGKRDLELPYFADSDPNLTVKKRLESTADHKQWIVSHLQSETTGWYVVVAHSKRQLVKELGQILQVTMTIAVLCLVVSLMVTWLAAAAITKPLKKLSRSMRRLQTGDFTQRVFFEGNDEIGLLGHGYNLMVQRIKSLINDVYASRMKQQEAELKTLQAQIRPHFLYNTLNTICWEAERKGDKEIADMVYSLSQVFRLSLNDGRDTFTLEQEVELVTNYLFLQKNRFKERFEFEISLDESIKDFTVPKLLLQPLAENAVIHGIEPLSGSGLVSVRAYRIEKTIVLEVQDNGVGITADRLLELHQRLARGNSLAEEENVGRTGFALMNVQERLSLFFAGASLQLESVEGAGTRIIIHITVEGP